The genomic window TCAATTAAAGAACTTCACACTTGTGGGTCACTCCACAGGTGGAGCGATTGCGATACATTATATGGCCCGATACAACGGTTACGGAGTATCCAAACTTGTCCTTATAGACGCTGCAGCTCCCATAGGCTTTACAAAAGAAACTGCTAATAAACTTCTTACTGAAGCATTAAATGACCGACCTAAGATGATGCGGGGAGTAATAGACACCTTTTTCTTTCAGTATATAACCGTCCCATTCTCAGACTGGTTTTTTCAATTGGGATTACAAGCAGCAGGTTGGTCAACCGCAGCAATCATAATTTTACTAAGAGATGTGAGGCTTGATGATGATCTACAAAAAATATTTGTCCCTACTTTAATCATTCACGGCATTCACGACAAAGTGATTCCATTTGCACAAGCTCAGGAACTAAATCAAAAAATAAGAAATTCACAGCTTGTCCCATTTCAATACAGCGGTCATGGCCCCTTCTGGGAAGAACGCGACAAGTTTAACCAGCTATTGATACAATTTATTGGCTGATCGTTCTCTTCAGCTAACGGGAATCAATCGTTCAACAGAAGCAAAAACCCTCTTCATGTAAAAAGCGGAAAAACACCCGCCACGCCTGATGTACATATTGATTCCCGAAACCTTAAGTCCGCTTTCCTTCTTCGCCAAAATACAATTCTCAATGTCCGCTATCGTAATGTCGCCAGGGCGCCAGTCATTACATCGCTTGCGCAATTCCTTCAGCGCCGTTTGG from Polycladomyces subterraneus includes these protein-coding regions:
- a CDS encoding alpha/beta fold hydrolase, giving the protein MGYFVNVEPDVSIYVEDINPGGSKTIVFIHGWPLSHEQFEYQFDVLPAMGYRCIGIDWRGFGKSDKPMSGYNYDRLADDIRTVVGALQLKNFTLVGHSTGGAIAIHYMARYNGYGVSKLVLIDAAAPIGFTKETANKLLTEALNDRPKMMRGVIDTFFFQYITVPFSDWFFQLGLQAAGWSTAAIIILLRDVRLDDDLQKIFVPTLIIHGIHDKVIPFAQAQELNQKIRNSQLVPFQYSGHGPFWEERDKFNQLLIQFIG